Proteins from one uncultured Cohaesibacter sp. genomic window:
- a CDS encoding ABC transporter ATP-binding protein encodes MTSPTLEVTALCKSFGSVRANHDVTFSVDAGELLCLFGENGAGKSTLSACLTGLYRPDSGEIALEGTPLRLSSAADAIRHGIGLVHQHFVLVPDFTVLENIVVGSETGLFVDFASAEARLRQICESYGIEIDPNARVEDLSVGEQQWAELLKALYFDAKLLILDEPTATLDVEGSKKLFRIIDKLKADGVAIILITHFLEEVMQADRVAVLRQGAVVGIKKTAETSPEELTRMMVGRDLKRQTRQATPMGTARLALESVTVEGLGERPDLDDISFCVHEGEIFGIAGVAGNGQRPLMEVIAGVRKPKSGTITLDDTLISNKGVHAIKAMGLGHIPEDRFAEGLVRDFSIEENLILGEHRGTFAKGGLLDFRKMAQNAKRLIAEFSIAAPSGETLVGNLSGGNAQRVILAREMQLASKVLLANQPTRGLDVGVIDYIHQCLFNKKAEGVAVVIASSELEDLIALCDRIGVLFQGRLMGIVDARKTNLEEIGLLMAGHALETAA; translated from the coding sequence ATGACAAGTCCAACGCTTGAGGTTACTGCTCTGTGCAAGAGCTTTGGTTCCGTCAGGGCCAACCATGATGTGACCTTCTCGGTCGATGCCGGAGAACTGCTCTGTCTCTTTGGTGAAAACGGAGCGGGGAAATCCACACTTTCGGCCTGCCTGACCGGCCTCTATCGTCCCGATAGCGGCGAGATCGCGTTGGAGGGAACGCCTTTGCGCCTTTCCTCGGCTGCCGACGCCATCCGGCATGGCATCGGGCTTGTGCATCAGCATTTCGTTCTTGTGCCCGATTTCACGGTGCTGGAGAATATCGTTGTTGGCTCGGAAACTGGCCTCTTCGTTGATTTTGCCAGCGCCGAAGCCAGGCTGCGGCAGATCTGCGAAAGTTACGGCATTGAAATCGACCCCAATGCGCGGGTGGAAGATCTTTCGGTTGGAGAGCAGCAATGGGCGGAGCTTCTCAAGGCCCTATATTTTGATGCCAAGCTGCTCATTCTGGATGAGCCCACCGCGACGCTGGATGTGGAAGGCTCCAAAAAGCTGTTCCGCATCATCGACAAGCTTAAGGCGGACGGCGTTGCGATCATCCTCATCACCCATTTCCTCGAAGAGGTGATGCAGGCCGACCGGGTTGCCGTGTTGCGGCAGGGCGCCGTGGTTGGCATCAAGAAAACCGCTGAGACCTCGCCAGAAGAACTGACACGAATGATGGTCGGGCGCGATCTAAAGCGCCAGACCCGCCAGGCGACGCCGATGGGGACAGCGCGCCTGGCACTCGAATCCGTGACCGTAGAAGGGCTCGGAGAGCGCCCCGATCTGGACGACATCTCCTTTTGCGTGCATGAAGGTGAAATCTTCGGCATCGCCGGAGTGGCAGGCAATGGTCAGCGCCCCTTGATGGAGGTCATCGCCGGAGTGCGCAAGCCAAAGTCTGGAACCATCACGCTGGATGATACCCTGATCTCCAACAAGGGCGTTCATGCCATCAAGGCTATGGGATTGGGCCATATTCCAGAGGACCGTTTTGCCGAGGGCCTTGTGCGTGACTTCTCGATTGAGGAGAATCTCATTCTGGGCGAGCATCGCGGCACTTTCGCCAAAGGCGGTCTGCTCGATTTCCGCAAGATGGCCCAGAATGCCAAAAGGCTGATCGCTGAATTCAGCATCGCGGCACCATCGGGTGAGACGCTCGTTGGCAATCTTTCCGGCGGCAACGCCCAGCGGGTCATTCTGGCCCGTGAGATGCAGCTTGCCAGCAAGGTGCTTCTGGCCAACCAGCCCACCCGCGGGCTTGATGTGGGCGTCATCGATTATATCCATCAATGCCTGTTCAACAAGAAGGCCGAAGGTGTGGCCGTGGTGATTGCTTCTTCCGAGCTTGAAGACCTCATCGCCTTGTGCGACCGCATCGGCGTGCTGTTTCAGGGCCGCCTGATGGGCATTGTCGACGCGCGCAAGACCAATCTGGAAGAAATCGGTCTGCTGATGGCCGGACACGCACTGGAGACCGCAGCATGA
- a CDS encoding ABC transporter permease, translating into MSELLSPEILMSIMVAAMGGATVILFAALGELVTERAGIWNMGVEGTMLVGCLVAYLVMAGTGLPILASIAAIGAGMVAGLIIGFMTVTLRVDHFVTGLGFNLLASGLTLFWFRSYVGGGKPPSYSTIDTVPIPGLADIPILGPILFNQHLLTYIALLSVPVIAVFLRRTTFGLETRAAGENPQFLEAKGLSVATRQYAALLFGSALTGLGGAFLMLAFADQFRPDISGGRGWLAIVAVIAGNWKPLRTMAAVLIFAILDSLAVHAQGVGVDVPYQFFLMLPYVASIGLLILIRSRSGQPAKLGVPYLRH; encoded by the coding sequence ATGTCTGAGTTGCTGTCTCCTGAAATTCTCATGTCCATCATGGTCGCCGCCATGGGTGGCGCAACCGTCATCCTGTTCGCAGCTCTGGGCGAACTGGTCACCGAGCGGGCAGGCATCTGGAATATGGGCGTGGAAGGCACCATGCTGGTCGGCTGTCTCGTCGCCTATCTGGTGATGGCTGGCACCGGCTTGCCTATCCTTGCGTCTATCGCGGCCATCGGGGCGGGCATGGTTGCAGGGCTCATCATCGGCTTCATGACAGTGACCTTGCGGGTGGATCATTTCGTGACCGGCCTTGGCTTTAATCTTCTGGCCAGCGGTCTGACGCTCTTCTGGTTCCGCAGCTATGTTGGCGGTGGCAAACCACCCAGCTATTCCACCATCGATACAGTGCCCATTCCGGGCCTCGCAGACATCCCCATACTCGGACCGATCCTCTTTAATCAGCATCTACTGACCTATATCGCGCTTCTCAGTGTGCCAGTAATCGCGGTCTTCCTGCGCCGGACCACCTTCGGGCTGGAAACGCGAGCGGCTGGTGAAAATCCGCAATTTTTGGAGGCCAAGGGGCTTTCGGTCGCAACCCGCCAATATGCTGCTCTGCTGTTTGGCTCGGCGCTTACCGGCCTTGGCGGGGCCTTCTTGATGCTCGCCTTCGCCGATCAGTTTCGCCCGGACATTTCCGGCGGCCGCGGTTGGCTCGCCATCGTTGCCGTCATTGCTGGCAACTGGAAGCCACTGCGCACCATGGCGGCAGTGCTGATTTTCGCCATTCTTGACAGCCTTGCGGTTCATGCCCAAGGTGTCGGGGTCGATGTGCCCTATCAATTCTTTCTCATGTTGCCCTATGTGGCGTCCATCGGCCTGTTGATTTTGATCCGCAGTCGGTCCGGCCAGCCAGCTAAACTGGGCGTTCCTTATCTGCGACACTAA
- a CDS encoding ABC transporter permease, protein MIEITRRQTVGYRARIAAYLLALVMGFACTSLLIWLSGASVMEGFSALFEGAFGSEEAMLQSLVAATPLIFTGLATVIAYRAEIWSIGQEGQMFAGAMSGYFASLYLGNAPMVVAVPVIILAAMIGGALLGMLCGWLKSRFAVNEIISTVMLNYVIVYFLSYLLAGGPWTAEGSTSYHQTALLADNFRLPLIVSDVKLHIGFLLAILATVLCWGILKFTPFGFEIRALGANPTALRFKGVNVARTILIVMAVSGALSALAGVSEIFGVNYRLKGDVLTGLGFTGIIVGMIGGLNPLGALIAALLFGALENGSLYMSVLSDIPPALVPAMQGILLLFFLSASVIVRYRVRIRRASHV, encoded by the coding sequence ATGATCGAGATTACCCGACGCCAAACGGTTGGCTACAGGGCGCGGATTGCTGCCTATCTGCTTGCGCTCGTTATGGGATTCGCCTGCACATCCCTGTTGATCTGGTTGAGCGGCGCCAGTGTCATGGAAGGCTTTTCGGCCCTGTTTGAAGGGGCCTTTGGCTCAGAGGAAGCCATGCTGCAAAGCCTTGTGGCAGCAACGCCGCTGATCTTTACCGGCCTTGCCACCGTCATCGCCTATCGTGCTGAAATCTGGAGCATCGGGCAGGAGGGGCAGATGTTTGCCGGAGCCATGAGCGGCTATTTCGCCTCGCTCTATCTGGGCAATGCGCCGATGGTGGTTGCCGTGCCGGTGATCATTCTGGCTGCCATGATTGGCGGCGCTCTGCTGGGCATGCTCTGCGGCTGGCTCAAAAGTCGCTTTGCTGTCAACGAGATTATCTCCACCGTGATGCTCAACTATGTGATTGTCTATTTCCTTTCCTATCTGCTGGCGGGAGGCCCATGGACTGCGGAGGGGTCAACCTCTTATCACCAGACAGCCTTGCTGGCAGATAATTTCCGCCTGCCGTTGATCGTCTCAGACGTCAAACTGCATATCGGTTTCCTGCTGGCCATTCTGGCCACCGTCCTGTGTTGGGGCATCCTCAAATTCACGCCCTTCGGCTTCGAGATTCGCGCGCTTGGGGCCAACCCGACGGCGCTGCGTTTCAAGGGCGTCAATGTCGCTCGCACCATCCTGATTGTCATGGCGGTGAGTGGAGCGCTGTCGGCACTTGCTGGCGTATCCGAGATCTTCGGCGTCAACTATCGCCTCAAGGGGGATGTGCTGACGGGCCTTGGCTTTACCGGCATTATCGTGGGCATGATCGGCGGGCTGAACCCGCTTGGTGCCCTCATCGCGGCGCTGCTATTCGGGGCGCTGGAAAATGGTTCCCTCTATATGAGCGTCCTCTCCGACATCCCGCCTGCGCTTGTGCCTGCCATGCAGGGCATTTTGCTGCTTTTCTTTCTCAGTGCCTCGGTGATTGTCCGCTATCGTGTCCGCATTCGGAGGGCCTCCCATGTCTGA
- the ade gene encoding adenine deaminase: MPIPSWSELAPQLVDVAMGRRMADSVIRKGKWVNVHTGEIIPDMDVAISGGRIAYVGADASHAIGDDTKVIEANGRYMVPGLCDAHMHVESGMITVSEFARAVIPHGTTSMFIDPHEIANVLGLKGVKVMHDDAANMPINIQVQVPSCVPSAPGLENAGAEITVDDVKEALSWPQICGLGEMMNFPGVAMGDAKMLGEIAATQDAGKTVGGHFPTPELDLMFHGYVAGGPADDHEGTRKEDAIARARQGMRPMMRLGSAWYDVAEQVKAITEDGLDPRSFILCTDDSHSGTIVNDGHMNRVVRHAIAQGLKPITAIQMATLNTAQHFGMDRDIGSITPGRRADIILTSDLPSLPIELVMAQGEVLAEDQKLLVDIPEASYPDFCRNTVNMGKKLAADDFDIFAPSGANQVRARVIGVIENQAPTKALERTLPVERGLVQMDGEGDVCQIALVERHRGTGGVVNGFVSGFGYNKPCAVASTVAHDSHHMIVVGTSKEDMAAAANHLGKVGGGITVFSEGKELATVELAIAGLMSEERAEIVAEKATKMVEAMAACGCTLNNANMQHSLLGLVVIPEIRISDVGLVDVTKFETVDLFL, from the coding sequence ATGCCTATCCCATCCTGGAGTGAACTAGCCCCACAATTGGTTGATGTGGCCATGGGTCGGCGCATGGCCGACAGCGTTATTCGCAAGGGCAAATGGGTCAATGTCCATACCGGTGAAATCATTCCCGATATGGATGTGGCCATTTCTGGCGGCCGCATTGCCTATGTTGGCGCGGATGCCAGCCACGCCATTGGCGACGACACCAAGGTCATAGAGGCCAACGGGCGCTATATGGTGCCTGGCCTGTGCGATGCGCATATGCATGTGGAAAGCGGCATGATCACCGTCAGCGAATTTGCGCGCGCCGTCATTCCCCACGGCACCACATCCATGTTCATCGATCCGCACGAGATTGCCAACGTGTTGGGCCTGAAGGGCGTCAAGGTGATGCATGACGATGCCGCCAACATGCCGATCAACATTCAGGTGCAGGTGCCATCCTGTGTGCCATCTGCTCCGGGATTGGAAAATGCCGGAGCGGAAATAACCGTCGACGACGTCAAGGAAGCTCTCTCATGGCCGCAGATCTGCGGTCTGGGCGAAATGATGAACTTCCCCGGTGTGGCCATGGGCGACGCCAAAATGCTGGGCGAAATCGCGGCCACGCAGGACGCCGGCAAGACCGTGGGCGGCCATTTCCCGACGCCAGAGCTTGACCTGATGTTCCACGGCTATGTGGCTGGTGGTCCGGCTGATGACCATGAAGGTACCCGCAAGGAAGATGCCATTGCCCGCGCCCGTCAGGGCATGCGCCCGATGATGCGCCTTGGCTCGGCATGGTATGACGTGGCCGAGCAGGTGAAAGCCATCACCGAAGATGGCCTTGATCCGCGCAGCTTCATCCTCTGCACCGATGACAGCCACTCGGGCACCATCGTCAATGACGGTCACATGAACCGCGTCGTGCGTCACGCCATCGCACAAGGGCTCAAACCCATCACCGCCATTCAGATGGCAACGCTCAACACCGCCCAGCATTTCGGCATGGATCGTGATATCGGTTCCATCACGCCGGGGCGCCGCGCCGACATCATCCTGACTTCGGATCTACCGAGCCTGCCGATCGAGCTGGTCATGGCGCAGGGAGAGGTCTTGGCGGAAGACCAGAAACTGCTCGTGGACATTCCCGAAGCCAGCTATCCCGATTTCTGCCGCAACACGGTCAATATGGGCAAGAAGCTGGCTGCTGATGATTTTGATATCTTTGCTCCGAGCGGCGCCAATCAGGTGCGTGCCCGTGTCATCGGCGTCATCGAAAATCAGGCCCCGACCAAGGCGCTGGAGCGCACCCTGCCGGTCGAGCGCGGTCTGGTACAGATGGATGGCGAAGGCGATGTCTGTCAGATTGCGCTTGTCGAACGCCATCGCGGCACCGGCGGCGTGGTCAATGGCTTCGTATCCGGCTTTGGCTACAACAAGCCTTGCGCGGTGGCCTCCACCGTTGCCCATGACAGTCATCACATGATCGTGGTCGGCACTTCCAAGGAAGATATGGCAGCAGCAGCCAATCATCTGGGCAAGGTCGGGGGCGGCATCACCGTCTTCTCGGAAGGCAAGGAACTGGCGACCGTCGAATTGGCCATCGCCGGACTGATGTCTGAAGAGCGCGCCGAGATCGTGGCTGAAAAGGCGACAAAGATGGTCGAGGCCATGGCCGCCTGTGGTTGCACGCTCAACAACGCCAACATGCAGCATTCTCTGCTGGGGCTGGTGGTGATCCCAGAAATCCGCATCTCCGATGTCGGGTTGGTGGACGTAACCAAATTCGAGACGGTGGATCTGTTCCTGTAA
- a CDS encoding BMP family protein, with protein sequence MNIFKKLGSAAAMMVLATQVFAAEPTKLGIGLILATGPEAAWDATLMRDVESVAEAAPHGLDISYKNVNGVWGEEAGDAMELMARSGKYQIIWAHSSYSDQVKALQEKYPDVLFVVVGSGNEGLGGNAYWVYKRAHEPSYLLGVLAGRLTESDVVGVVGQFPSEDVNDQINSFFAGARSVNPDVKRKVAFIESWYDPAKAEQFTKAQIAAGADLTFQLVESFETCEKEKIMCFGNYVDHGASAPKSVVASALISWTPDLNWIIDEWYDHAASGAPYEGNTKEHWFSMAEGGSSLSGYHDYETKLPDQLKEEVADLSKQIESGALDIPVDLSLPTSD encoded by the coding sequence ATGAACATCTTTAAGAAGCTGGGTAGCGCTGCCGCGATGATGGTACTTGCCACGCAAGTCTTCGCCGCAGAGCCGACGAAACTGGGTATCGGCCTCATTCTGGCCACAGGCCCGGAAGCGGCATGGGACGCGACCCTGATGCGCGATGTCGAGAGTGTCGCTGAGGCTGCACCGCATGGCCTTGATATCTCTTACAAGAATGTAAACGGCGTCTGGGGCGAAGAAGCCGGTGATGCCATGGAGCTGATGGCCCGCTCTGGCAAATACCAGATCATCTGGGCACACAGCAGCTACTCCGATCAGGTGAAGGCGCTGCAGGAGAAATATCCTGACGTGCTGTTCGTCGTTGTCGGTTCCGGCAACGAGGGTCTTGGGGGCAATGCCTATTGGGTTTACAAACGCGCCCATGAGCCATCCTACCTGCTGGGTGTTCTGGCGGGTCGCCTGACTGAAAGCGATGTTGTCGGTGTTGTCGGCCAGTTTCCTTCCGAGGATGTGAACGATCAGATCAACAGCTTCTTTGCCGGTGCCCGCTCGGTGAATCCGGACGTGAAACGCAAGGTGGCTTTCATCGAAAGCTGGTATGATCCGGCCAAGGCCGAACAATTCACCAAGGCACAGATCGCCGCTGGCGCTGATTTGACGTTCCAGCTGGTTGAAAGCTTTGAGACGTGCGAAAAAGAAAAGATCATGTGCTTTGGCAACTATGTTGACCATGGGGCTTCCGCACCGAAGTCTGTCGTCGCCAGCGCTCTCATCTCCTGGACGCCAGATCTCAACTGGATCATCGACGAATGGTACGACCATGCAGCCAGTGGCGCGCCTTACGAGGGCAACACCAAGGAACATTGGTTCTCCATGGCTGAAGGGGGCTCGTCCCTGTCTGGCTACCACGACTACGAGACAAAGCTGCCAGATCAGCTCAAGGAAGAGGTTGCAGATCTCTCCAAGCAGATCGAATCCGGTGCGCTGGACATTCCGGTAGACCTGTCTCTGCCAACGTCTGACTGA